The genomic interval taagctaaaaaatatatcaatatgtatTTCTTAGGGTATTCCAAAATTAGTTTAGGATAATTTCGAAATAAttagcctatatatatacatgccagTACCATCAACATTCTAAGTCTGTTGTTTCCGATGCATTAAAGAATTTGCGATTTGGAGTTTTTTAGAAGAAGTTATGGCAAGTTTACAATAGGCCAGGTGCCTGAGATGGCAGAATGCTATGAAGTTTTATTATAGTTCataagttttatcatttttaaggaTAAGTGACAAGGCTTGAGGAAATTTTTCAGAAGTATGATCCCCAAGCATGACCCTGTACGAATTTGGTTCTTTTTTCAGCAAGTTTCCAATTCTCATGAACTGATAAAAATGTTGTCTTGATAGATTgaacatattctcatttttctgtgCTCTTGAAATTGGATTTGTGCTAGCTAGggccttttttctttaatcctcTTGGGCAAACTTTGCTGCCCAAATGTAGATAGAAAATGCCTCATTTACCCACAATAGACTTCATATACATCTTGTGTGCtagaatgagttctttttactGGTTTGAGTGCATGTAGTCCTAATGCTACTAATGATCAAGAATAGGGATACCAAGTGCTTGTTAAGATgtgatttaataaattacactatatatatttctagcatttgagatatatctaattatttctaaattaatcaGACCTATCTCATTTGTCAGCCTTAATTAAGTTTGATCAGATAATGAGACACTTTAACTAGGATTTTTGATTATAACTTTGATTAGTTCTTTTGGTAGAATCTAAGAATCTTGCTCACATTATCATTGCTCTGGATTAACCCTTTTTTCTTCTAGTGTAAAAAAGTTTGATACTGAGTACTGAACTAAAGTGGGGAGTTAATACCGGCGAATTTCCGACGATTAAAAAATCACTGGGGTAGATATATGCCAGCGATTTGTAGTGTTTTGCCAGCGATTATGTATCGCTGGCAAAATTGTTGAACCTTGTAGTgacaaaaggttaaaaaaaatgattaaaaaatatttattatataaaaaaatgcctatgaaaaataataaacataaaagcCTATAAAGaagccttttaaaaagtgttaaaaagtttttattttaaaagaaaaaaacgttttaaaagtgttaaaaacatatttatttttttaaaaaaaaaaacatggtatAAAATCCGGATATTGGTGCAAATTTAGATGAAAAAGCCTTTTAGAAAGTGTTAAaaagttcttttaaaaaaaaaacattttaaaagtggtaaaaacatattgttttttaaaaacaaaaactcaggaaaaaaaaaagtataaaatctCAATATCCGGATTTAAATTTAGATATCCGCTCGGGTTTTAATCCATCCGGGTGGATAACTGCTCGCTTTTTAAAATTCGGATTCGAATCCGAATTTATCCAAATATCTAAATCCAGATCCGACTGCAAAGTCCTAGCTCGGCGGTCATGGTGAGGCTCTCAGCCCTAGAGGAGGGAAGGGAAAAATGTGTCGAAGGTAGCAAAATTTAGTAGGTTCTGCTTCGCCCGTGTAGGAATCCGACCTGtctcatttctttaatttgtaatGTGATGACGTGGTGTGTTTCTATTGGTGGGTGTTAAATGGCCTTCCACACCCATCCGTTCTGGAGCTGTTCAACAGGTACCGGAAAATAGAAGCCTTCGCGTCCGACAAGTACGAGGTGCGTACGTACGGAATCTCAAATTCAACTACGAAAACACGTATCCAACGGCACAGATAagtctcttaaaaaaaaaaaaggttctactaataataaaaagtttttttaatattattttttagatagtctatttttttacaaaaatttatatataaaatttatctatttaaaatttatccaaGACATTTCTGGATCAGCATTCTCCAGATAGAAAAGTTATGTTACGTACGTACGGGCTGTGTGACCGAGTACGCGGCCTTCTATTCATTGGGTGACTGAAGCTGAGAAAATCAGGTCACGATAAGAGGTCATGGAGTTATATCATGCATTAATATTCATTCttcatgatattttaattactatatatctAGAATACGAGGAATTTGtgtataaataagattttaaaaaataaatattaataaaaataattttatattcgaTAACTAAGTAGTTTATCTTAACTGATTAGTCAAACAGTTATCCTAAAATTCCGCCAAcagaaaatttttcaaaagcaCGTGATCCTTATCTGAAAACACCGTAAACAAATTTCCTTCCTCTTCTCTGTATAAATGCTGACCTAGCAGCTGTCTGCTCTTTGACGTTGTAACCATtggttttgtgtatttttccttttagttattattattgcGGCTGTTTATGATCATGGCTAAAGCTGTATCGACCTTGTCATATGTCTTCTTTCTgctgttctttttctttgctaAGATTATTAATGGTACCGAGTCGAATGAAGAAGTTGGAGTGTACGAGTTGAAGAGGGGAGATTTTTCTGTGAAGCTCACCAACTATGGTGCAACTGTGATCTCTGTAATTCTCCCTGATAAAAACGGTTCGTTGCTTTCCCCTCGATCGATCTTTTATGTTTTGAGTGAAAACATCATGATTTTTGTTTCCATGTATATAAATccgttttattttctttgattagGGAAACTAGATGATGTCGTTCTTGGATACGATTCAGTAAAGGAGTACAAGGTGCGATTCCTCAGATTCCagctttctcttatttttccccTTTAATTCCTTCCTTAttaatcacatatatatatatagctttagATCATTTGAAATGTTCATGTCCTTTTCAGTTGCttgtacgtgtatatatatatatattttgctagCTAGCCTTAATACTAAATTTCTGTCTGACATTCGAAGAATGATACAACCCACTTCGGAGCCATTGTTGGACGAGTTGCTAACAGAATTGGAGGGGCTGAATTCACTTTGAATGGAACCAAATATAAATTAGTTGCTAATGATGGAAACAACACACTCCACGGTATATATATTCAATCTCTAATATATGTGTgtgaatgtgtgtgtgtgtgtgtgtgtatatatatatatatatatagtttgtacTTCGATTTGGGAAtctgaattatttataaatattggaATAAGTAAAGTAGTTGACCTGTTTAATATCAGGTGGCCCTAAGGGATTTGGTGATGTTATATGGACAGTAAAGAGTTACAGCAAAGATAGTCATATAACATTCACGTATGACAGTTTTGATGGTGAGGAAggtatactctctctctctctctcctttcttcaGTTTTGATCTTCATTGCTTGTATTTATtgtttcttttaactttttagggggaaaaaaaagttacatgacctatatatatatgaagtgaaaGCATATCGTTGTTTTGCTCGTAAAATCGACGCGAAATTGTTTTGAAACATGAATGATACTCATCATTGCCAGGGATAATGTGTCATGAATTTATGCAGGCTTTCCTGGAAATGTTTCTGTCTCAGCAACATACATGCTCATTGATGCAAACAAATTAGCCCTAAAGATGGAAGCTAAGGCTCTCAACAAGGCTACACCGGTGAATTTAGCACAGCACACTTACTGGAATCTGGGTGGCCACACAAGTGGGGACATCTTATCCCACAATCTCCAGCTTTTTGGGTCACATATCACTCCAGTTAATAACCAACTCATTCCCACCGGTGAAATCCTCTCCGTCAAAGGAACAGCATATGATTTTCTCGAACCCAGACCGATTGGTAGCAGGTTCAAAGAGTTACCCAATGGATACGACATAAACTATGTGCTAGATGCTGCAAGTCCCTTTCACTTGAGGAAGGTAGCAGTTGTGCAGGAAAGTGTTTCGGGCAGGAAACTGGAGTTGTGGACAAGTGCACCTGGTGTGCAGTTTTATACGAGTAACATGCTGCACGATGAGAAGGGGAAAGGTGGTTTCATTTATAAGGAATATGCCGGTCTTTGCTTGGAAACACAGGGATTCCCTGATTCTGTGAATCACCCAAATTTCCCTTCACAGATTGTAAATCCCGGAGAGACCTATAAGCATATCATGGTTTACAGATTCACAGCTAATTAGGAATTTTTTGGGCAAAAAGTTCAAGGGTAAAGTATATAGTGCGAATATTCATGAACTTTGGTTATTCATTGTCCAATCGTGTTAATAAAAAGGTTATATTAATGATGTttagaaataagtttttttttttttttttttaatgtcccTCACAGGACTCATATAACTTCTAAAAGTGTTGTTTATTTTACTTTCGGAGAAAGCAAGAAGACATTGAACACGATGGCTCTCTTCGAGTCATTTTATTTCTCTCGTTCTTCGTATATATGTTAAGCCATTTGAACATCTTGTGATAGCCATTTAGAAGTGCTGATCGATGTCTATATATAGAGCAATCAC from Juglans regia cultivar Chandler chromosome 2, Walnut 2.0, whole genome shotgun sequence carries:
- the LOC108995425 gene encoding galactose mutarotase; its protein translation is MIMAKAVSTLSYVFFLLFFFFAKIINGTESNEEVGVYELKRGDFSVKLTNYGATVISVILPDKNGKLDDVVLGYDSVKEYKNDTTHFGAIVGRVANRIGGAEFTLNGTKYKLVANDGNNTLHGGPKGFGDVIWTVKSYSKDSHITFTYDSFDGEEGFPGNVSVSATYMLIDANKLALKMEAKALNKATPVNLAQHTYWNLGGHTSGDILSHNLQLFGSHITPVNNQLIPTGEILSVKGTAYDFLEPRPIGSRFKELPNGYDINYVLDAASPFHLRKVAVVQESVSGRKLELWTSAPGVQFYTSNMLHDEKGKGGFIYKEYAGLCLETQGFPDSVNHPNFPSQIVNPGETYKHIMVYRFTAN